The proteins below are encoded in one region of Sminthopsis crassicaudata isolate SCR6 chromosome 1, ASM4859323v1, whole genome shotgun sequence:
- the ID4 gene encoding DNA-binding protein inhibitor ID-4 translates to MKAVSPVRPSGRKAPSGCGGELALRCLAEHSHSLGGSAAAVAAAAAARCKAAEAAAEEPSLCLQCDMNDCYSRLKKLVPTIPPNKKVSKVEILQHVIDYILDLQLALETHPALLRQQPPPPPPLHHPSSGSCPAGPPRTPLTALNTDPAGAVNKQGDSILCR, encoded by the exons ATGAAAGCCGTGAGTCCCGTCCGCCCTTCGGGCCGGAAGGCGCCGTCGGGCTGCGGCGGGGAGCTGGCGCTGCGCTGCCTGGCCGAGCACAGCCACAGCTTGGGAGGTTCGGCCGCGGCCGTggctgcggcggcggcggcgcgctGCAAGGCGGCCGAGGCTGCAGCGGAGGAGCCGTCCCTGTGCCTGCAGTGCGATATGAATGACTGTTACAGCCGCCTCAAGAAACTGGTGCCCACCATCCCGCCCAACAAGAAAGTCAGCAAAGTGGAGATCCTGCAGCACGTTATCGACTACATCCTGGACCTGCAGCTGGCGCTGGAGACGCACCCGGCTCTGCTGAGgcagcagccgccgccgccgccgccgctgcacCACCCCTCCTCCGGGAGCTGTCCCGCCGGGCCCCCGCGGACTCCACTCACGGCCCTCAACACCGACCCG GCTGGTGCTGTTAACAAACAAGGGGACAGTA